In Cryptomeria japonica chromosome 10, Sugi_1.0, whole genome shotgun sequence, a genomic segment contains:
- the LOC131026720 gene encoding ankyrin repeat-containing protein At5g02620, giving the protein MEKNLYTAVISGNLKALTRLQGDGLNILQQLTPTRNTALHVAAYHGHLQSVRMLLLLMNQDIEAGNQDGHRFLTARNEEGNTALHEAAIGGHYELVEALLDYHTNLVDIINHNGETALFKATEEGHKKIVKKLLPLTSSPYHRRTSDGQTLLQCAIYNTHKGVLKTLIAVNPELLQQVDNLGRTPLHNVACLSGISLIAKILLEKDSSLCYKVDNNQQSALHIAVKEGNLDLVNEILNYAKDCIEIVDNEGRTALHLAVENAVEIFDRISRSIKTLVLLVTSRRLINKPDKLGRTALDIAIHNMGNDERLFYGIKRLLETNGARKTAKTMEETKECSLTSPKSSWKFQLVSVNAVLIATVAFDKPFNLPDKAPSQKYRVFFPIIVMSDALAFCSSITSAVLLIYALYGKQEDPLLLKTSLTGLWIALISLLLTFGAGTFIIVEPHNKLVAVTVLVMVTIVPICIRIMIFRSKKYIFREDEHHLWTLLIVGSIQMTLLYTLRNTVGISLGEGMGMVLGLMIVWIGISIGPKKFFRPKRDISRDNGYYIWFLLIGSMVDALFILVLLAAQFEW; this is encoded by the exons ATGGAGAAAAATCTGTACACAGCAGTTATATCAGGCAACTTAAAGGCACTTACAAGATTGCAAGGTGACGGTCTCAACATTCTACAACAGCTTACACCCACAAGGAATACTGCACTTCATGTGGCAGCATATCATGGCCACTTACAATCTGTGAGAATGTTGCTTTTGCTGATGAATCAAGACATAGAGGCTGGTAATCAGGATGGCCATCGATTTCTAACCGCTAGAAATGAGGAAGGTAACACTGCCTTACATGAAGCGGCCATTGGAGGACACTACGAGTTAGTAGAGGCTTTATTGGACTATCACACTAATCTGGTGGATATAATCAATCACAACGGGGAGACCGCGCTCTTCAAAGCTACAGAGGAAGGTCATAAGAAAATAGTTAAGAAACTTTTACCTCTCACATCTTCACCCTACCACAGGAGGACATCTGATGGCCAAACCCTTCTGCAGTGCGCAATCTACAACACACACAAAG GCGTGCTTAAAACTTTAATTGCTGTTAATCCAGAGCTCCTTCAACAAGTTGACAATTTAGGGAGAACCCCATTGCATAACGTTGCCTGTCTCAGTGGAATATCGCTTATTGCGAAGATTCTTTTGGAGAAAGATAGTTCTTTGTGTTATAAAGTGGACAACAATCAGCAATCAGCACTTCATATAGCTGTTAAAGAAGGAAACCTGGATTTGGTCAACGAGATATTAAATTACGCCAAAGATTGCATTGAAATTGTGGATAATGAAGGGAGAACTGCTCTACACTTGGCCGTTGAAAATGCAGTAGAGATATTTGACAGAATCTCCAGAAGTATAAAAACTCTGGTATTACTGGTAACATCAAGGAGGCTGATTAATAAACCTGACAAGCTGGGCAGAACAGCTCTAGACATAGCAATACACAACATGGGCAATGACGAACGCCTTTTCTATGGG ATAAAAAGGTTGCTAGAAACAAATGGTGCACGAAAGACTGCAAAGACGATGGAGGAAACAAAAGAGTGCTCATTAACATCTCCAAAGTCATCATGGAAATTCCAACTTGTTTCAGTAAACGCAGTGTTGATCGCAACGGTAGCATTCGATAAACCTTTCAATCTCCCGGATAAAGCACCCTCTCAGAAGTATCGTGTTTTCTTTCCTATAATAGTGATGTCCGACGCATTAGCATTCTGTAGTTCAATTACATCCGCAGTTCTGCTAATTTATGCACTTTATGGTAAACAAGAAGACCCTTTGCTTCTCAAAACCTCTCTCACAGGATTATGGATAGCCTTGATATCTCTATTGCTGACATTTGGGGCAGGCACTTTCATCATCGTGGAACCACACAATAAATTGGTGGCAGTAACTGTGTTAGTAATGGTGACCATTGTTCCGATTTGCATAAGGATAATGATATTCCGTTCAAAGAAATACATCTTCAGAGAAGACGAACATCACCTCTGGACACTCTTAATAGTAGGCTCCATCCAGATGACACTTTTATATACACTTAGGAATACTGTTGGAATCTCGTTAGGAGAGGGAATGGGTATGGTTCTGGGTTTGATGATTGTGTGGATTGGCATATCTATAGGCCCCAAGAAATTCTTTCGTCCTAAGCGCGACATTTCCAGAGATAATGGGTATTACATCTGGTTTTTGCTTATTGGTTCGATGGTGGATGCCTTGTTTATTTTGGTTTTATTAGCAGCCCAGTTTGAATGGTAA